In Nocardia sputorum, a single genomic region encodes these proteins:
- the ligD gene encoding non-homologous end-joining DNA ligase, producing MREPSSNCTAARLSNNTHRSVFALCTLTDVSVPAPMLATPGRPPDAPGRWAIEMKWDGMRAICGITGGRVELYSRNRNNVTASYPELSAALAECAHGTDMILDGGIVAPDPATGAPSFARLQQRMHLTRPTRELVAVVPVQLFVFDLLELDGAGTMALPYVDRRARLGELDLTGAGVRVPPFWTDIPVATMLDTAASHRLEGVVSKRIDSVYRPGTRSRLWLKTAIRQTTDVIIAGWVPGSSGGERGALGSLILGAYDESGRLVYVGHVGTGFTTAVRRALLERLMDLTTTDSPFDRPAPSWRVRAARWVKPQLVGTVEYREFVGALRHPSWRGLRTEINPSEVKAPK from the coding sequence ATGAGGGAGCCTTCCTCGAACTGCACAGCTGCGAGACTATCGAACAACACCCACAGGTCGGTATTTGCTCTATGTACGCTGACTGATGTGTCCGTGCCTGCGCCGATGCTGGCGACGCCTGGTCGGCCGCCCGATGCGCCAGGCCGGTGGGCGATCGAGATGAAGTGGGATGGGATGCGCGCCATTTGCGGCATCACCGGTGGTCGGGTGGAACTGTATAGCCGCAACCGCAACAACGTCACCGCGTCCTACCCGGAACTGAGCGCCGCGCTCGCGGAGTGCGCCCACGGCACCGACATGATCCTCGATGGCGGGATCGTCGCCCCCGACCCGGCCACCGGCGCGCCGTCGTTCGCCCGGCTCCAGCAGCGCATGCACCTGACCCGGCCCACCCGTGAACTGGTCGCGGTGGTGCCCGTGCAACTGTTCGTGTTCGACCTGCTCGAACTCGACGGTGCCGGCACCATGGCTCTGCCCTATGTCGATCGACGCGCCCGCTTGGGCGAACTCGACCTCACCGGGGCCGGGGTGCGCGTCCCGCCGTTCTGGACCGACATCCCGGTCGCCACCATGCTCGATACCGCCGCTTCCCACCGTCTCGAAGGTGTGGTGAGCAAGCGTATCGACTCCGTTTACCGCCCTGGGACGCGCTCGCGCCTGTGGTTGAAGACGGCGATCCGGCAGACGACGGACGTGATCATCGCAGGCTGGGTTCCCGGCAGCAGTGGTGGAGAGCGCGGAGCGCTCGGCTCCCTGATCCTGGGTGCCTACGACGAGTCGGGCCGGTTGGTCTACGTCGGGCACGTCGGCACGGGCTTCACCACGGCAGTGCGCCGGGCACTGCTCGAGCGGCTGATGGACTTGACCACAACCGACAGCCCGTTCGACCGACCGGCACCATCCTGGCGGGTGAGGGCGGCGCGCTGGGTGAAACCGCAGCTGGTGGGCACGGTCGAATATCGAGAGTTCGTCGGCGCGCTGCGGCATCCGAGCTGGCGAGGATTGCGGACCGAGATCAACCCCAGCGAGGTCAAAGCACCGAAATAG
- a CDS encoding DUF6602 domain-containing protein, translating into MIKTVAELLRQLMENERKLLDAVPLKHGPTIGEMYEGLSQDLLRRAIPSGLDLRLIGGFIVDGLGNTSGQIDCMLVRGEGLPIPYTRAYAWHVKDVIAVFEIKKSLYGSQLREAFQHLNEVRGIERSYRRSAESDDDPVDLECVARSFAETTRSAVPSYDSIESLPFHLNVLFHTLVVEHISPLRIIIGYHGFKSEHRFRAALYEYLEENLGQDGFGVAGFPHLIVSGNFSLVKANGEPFSAQLIDDDWWPFYFSTTVNPVLMILELIWTRLDCRYEIGGLWGEDLELEVPHAFLLAKAGESVEGRSGWNYAFVNNTAASLSKLGDHEEWSPCYLSVPQWVIVNMLCHGEKVRFDDERLIEYLTGEGVIDLDRFWSDLLSTTLVARSSDSMELVLITIDCHMAILPGGQLVAAENNTGRLFRWIEKNSGISSSGAALELDKESGPNYGVDRDSQRTGDGAVN; encoded by the coding sequence ATGATCAAGACCGTCGCAGAGCTTCTTCGTCAGCTCATGGAAAATGAGCGGAAATTGTTGGACGCGGTCCCTCTGAAGCACGGACCCACGATTGGTGAAATGTATGAGGGACTATCTCAAGATCTGCTACGACGAGCGATACCGTCAGGACTTGATCTACGACTGATCGGCGGATTCATAGTTGATGGACTTGGCAACACATCGGGCCAGATCGACTGTATGCTTGTCCGGGGCGAAGGTTTGCCGATCCCGTATACAAGGGCTTACGCTTGGCATGTCAAAGACGTCATAGCTGTATTTGAGATTAAGAAGTCGCTTTATGGCAGTCAGTTGCGGGAAGCGTTCCAGCATTTGAATGAGGTTCGGGGAATCGAACGCTCATATCGACGATCAGCCGAGAGTGACGACGATCCAGTAGATCTTGAGTGTGTTGCGCGTTCGTTTGCGGAGACAACTCGTAGTGCCGTACCCTCCTACGATTCTATCGAGTCTCTTCCATTCCACCTGAATGTTCTTTTTCATACGCTGGTCGTCGAGCATATAAGTCCGCTACGGATTATTATCGGGTACCACGGGTTCAAGTCCGAACACCGTTTTCGCGCGGCCCTTTATGAGTACCTCGAAGAAAATCTCGGGCAGGATGGCTTCGGCGTCGCAGGGTTCCCGCATTTGATTGTCTCCGGAAACTTCTCATTGGTAAAGGCGAACGGAGAGCCGTTCTCAGCGCAACTGATAGACGATGACTGGTGGCCATTCTACTTCTCCACGACGGTGAATCCAGTTCTCATGATTCTCGAACTTATATGGACACGGCTCGATTGCCGATATGAGATTGGCGGATTATGGGGTGAGGATTTGGAACTGGAGGTTCCTCACGCTTTTCTACTCGCCAAAGCTGGTGAGAGTGTGGAGGGGCGTTCCGGCTGGAACTATGCGTTTGTGAACAATACTGCAGCCTCCCTGTCGAAGCTAGGTGACCACGAGGAGTGGTCACCTTGTTATCTTTCGGTACCGCAGTGGGTCATTGTGAATATGCTCTGTCACGGCGAGAAAGTCAGGTTTGATGATGAACGGTTGATTGAATATCTGACTGGCGAAGGAGTGATAGATCTGGATCGTTTCTGGTCCGACCTACTGAGCACAACGCTCGTTGCGCGATCGAGCGATTCCATGGAGTTGGTGCTAATCACCATCGACTGTCACATGGCAATTCTTCCGGGCGGACAACTCGTGGCGGCTGAAAACAATACCGGTCGGCTTTTTCGATGGATTGAGAAGAACTCCGGTATATCATCGAGCGGAGCCGCCCTGGAATTGGACAAGGAATCGGGACCTAATTACGGCGTAGACCGCGATAGTCAACGGACGGGAGATGGTGCAGTTAACTGA